The DNA window AAAGAAAATAAGGCTGATTGGGAAAAGGGGGAAAGAGGCAAAGAAAGCAAGAAGGAATAAATAGCCATAGCTTAGTTACATTGGCAAATACAAGAGAATAAATGCTACAACAGACAACAAGGCATGTTAAGATGGAACTATCTAGTTGCTTCTGTAGGAGCTCTCTGATAAATAATTGACTCATCTGAACCTGGTTTGGCATGATACTGCCCGTAGAATGCATATATTCCAACCATGATAATGCTCAGGACAACAAATCTCACCCAGGCTTCATGGTGCAACTGCATAAAGGAAAGCTGGCCATCATTAACTAGCTTTTCTATGAGAATAGATTAATTTCAGAGGTTGGCAATTTGTAAGGAGACATTGCTTGTAAAAATGATTCTCTAAAAGTGCACCTGAGCAAACAGGAACATGTTGAAGAAGACGCAAACAGCTGGCACAATGGGAACCCCAGGACACGAAAACCCTGGAGGGTTGGTGTAAGTCTGTGAGAAAAATAAACGGAAGGCATTACAGGCCATTCAAAAATTCACAGGACTGGAGAAAATCATGAAGAAGATAGAAGCCAGCCTCATAAAACTGGTAAATACATAGCCTACATTAGGCAGGAGAGGCCTTGCTggccctttaaaaaaaaagtcgagCAAACACCATTATATAACTCAACAGTTAGCCctttaaatagattaaaatcCCAACAAAAGAAAACTCAACAGGAAAATCAAAAGAGGAATATTTGTTTGATGAGATGCAACTAGTGCTCCAGGAATATTATCAGGCATCAAGAAATTCTACTTCAAAAATGTCCTTGTGCACAGTCTAGGTTACAGAAGGGCGTAATGAATCAACAAAAAAGATGCCCACATTCCAAAGCCAGCAGAGTTCTCGAGTATTCTTTGATTCGTTTCGCCAATTACCTCTACAACTAAGAATCAGTGTTCCGTgtgtgaaaagaaaacaaataaagttctcataaaaaaaaaccccacaaTTTAAAGACCACCCCAAAGACACCAGAACTCACCACCATCTAAATCATAGTATGTCCGTTGATAACAACATTTCATCAATGTAGAACAGAAGAAGCACAAATTTAATCTCCACCATTAGGACAATATTATCAGATTTTTACCCTCATGATAACCACTTCATCATTATCATAAACTGTGGAACTAGTAAGAAGAAACATTCCACAAAAGGCACAATACAATACTCACCTGACGGCAACAAAGAGCAGCAGTAGCAAGTATAGCTATAACAACTGCCACGaccagaaaaataaatgaagcacTAAAACGGTAGAACAGTCCAGCAGCAAAACCACAGCACGCAACTGTGACAATGCAAAGAACCCCTTCCCTCCATGCTGAAGTCCATCTTGAAGAAAATTGACTCGCTGTCTTATCCTTCCAGCGAAGGGCTAGGACGCATGCTGAAACAACAGAATAACCTGTCTGCAACCAGTCTAATACAATGTCAGGTGCGTATAACCcactaataaaaatcaaagcacTCAAGCACTACTGTTGACAAGAAGCGTGAAGccttgaaaatcaaaatgctgAAGCACTACTAATGACAACGAGCATGGAATTTTAAGAATTCATTTCCTGCCTAAACACAAACACATCACAGCATGCCATGTCATTTGTGATTCGATTCAATATTGCAGGAACTGGCAGGCACACTTCAATGTGATTGGTAAGTGCAGGTGGCAGTTTTAGAAAATAGATAGCAACTGCATCTTAAACAGGTTGCAGGATTTTATTAACACCTGAAttttaataaagaagaagatcaGAACAACATACCAATGCACCAACTGACAGAATGTGTGAGAGCACGTGCACATTAAACAACCCTCCCAGAGTGCCAGCAACAATACCAACCCAGACTTGAGAATGAATAGGAGTATGACGTGTTGGGTGCACTTTAGAAAACAAAGAAGGCAGTAAACCATCCCTTCCAAGACCCAGATATAATCGAGACTGTTTATGAGAAACAAGCTGTCACTCACAATTGCACAGCTATGAAAGCATGTAATTATATGCAAGGTAGATGTGTGTCACCTGAACGTAAAGACCAACTAAAAGGGTTGTTGTAAGTCCAGCAACAGCACCTATGCTGATTAAAATAGAAACATATTTCAAGCCCTTAGAGGTGAAAGCCTCAGCCAATGGAGCATCTTCCCCAAGGAGATAGTAAGGCACCATCCCAGTGAGCACCAAACAGACTCCAATATAAAGTGCAATACATATGACAAGACTTCCAATGATGCCTAGCGGCAGGTCCCGctgaaaaccaaacaaatcaggaaacaaaatttaaacaatcAGATTTACATACACGATTCTTAAAATcatgattggattttttttcataatctaATATATTTAGCACCAAATCAACAGAACATGCCTGTGGTCTCCTAGATTCTTCAGCTGAATTTGCAACTGCATCAAACCCAACATATGCAAAGAACACTACAGTGGCTCCGGTTAATATTTCCTTAACACCATGTGGAGCAAAAGGTGACCAGTTCGAAACATCAACCTCAAAAGCACCCACAAAGATTACAATGATAACAATGATAACCTGTACCAAAGCCAAACTAAGTCATTACATCTATTCTAATCTCACATCCTTCATCAACATTTGCACACAATATTCAACAATAACTCTGTGTGCAAGTATACATACCTTCAATACAGTCATGAAAGAGTTCACAATCGAAGATTCTCCGACACCCAAGCACAAAATTACAGTCAAAAGAGCAAGTAAAAATGGCGCTAACAAATTTATGGAAAGAGTTCCTCCAAAGAACTCTTCACCACCATGTCCAATCCAACTCGgaatattatctttaaaaacagGGAACATCTCTAAAATCGTAACAACATAACTTGCTAAGCTTCTTGCTATACTAGCTGCCCCAATGTGATAATCAATCATCAATTgcccaaaaacaagaaaagcagTAAGCTCATTGAAAGCTGAGTATGTGTACAGGTATGCTCCTCCAACAACAGCAGGTAAACGTGAAGCCAACTCTGCGTAACACAGTGCATTCAACACACACGATAACCCAGCTAGTATAAAACTCAATGTTACCCCTGCATTGCAACATGCCAAGAACACAATTAATAAGAACAATTCAACAGAAGCATAAATCAAGCAATTCATATTGTTTATATCGATCAAGACAATCAATTCGGATAGCATTTAGTAAATCAAATTGGACAGGACAACTCCACTTGTGCTAATATTTGATGTGCATATGggacataataaaaaagaaaaatctttttcaCCTCCCAGTACACAGATATCTGCGCCCCGCCCCGCCCCACGGCACA is part of the Populus trichocarpa isolate Nisqually-1 chromosome 2, P.trichocarpa_v4.1, whole genome shotgun sequence genome and encodes:
- the LOC7453913 gene encoding cationic amino acid transporter 9, chloroplastic isoform X1, encoding MGAQKTPSPSSSSSSSSWFSHFCSSALRTKPINSPLDTILVSRNSTDALVRRLGLLDLILLGVGASIGAGIFVVTGTVARDAGPGVTLSFILAGLSCVLNALCYAELASRLPAVVGGAYLYTYSAFNELTAFLVFGQLMIDYHIGAASIARSLASYVVTILEMFPVFKDNIPSWIGHGGEEFFGGTLSINLLAPFLLALLTVILCLGVGESSIVNSFMTVLKVIIVIIVIFVGAFEVDVSNWSPFAPHGVKEILTGATVVFFAYVGFDAVANSAEESRRPQRDLPLGIIGSLVICIALYIGVCLVLTGMVPYYLLGEDAPLAEAFTSKGLKYVSILISIGAVAGLTTTLLVGLYVQSRLYLGLGRDGLLPSLFSKVHPTRHTPIHSQVWVGIVAGTLGGLFNVHVLSHILSVGALTGYSVVSACVLALRWKDKTASQFSSRWTSAWREGVLCIVTVACCGFAAGLFYRFSASFIFLVVAVVIAILATAALCCRQTYTNPPGFSCPGVPIVPAVCVFFNMFLFAQLHHEAWVRFVVLSIIMVGIYAFYGQYHAKPGSDESIIYQRAPTEATR
- the LOC7453913 gene encoding cationic amino acid transporter 9, chloroplastic isoform X2 gives rise to the protein MGAQKTPSPSSSSSSSSWFSHFCSSALRTKPINSPLDTILVSRNSTDALVRRLGLLDLILLGVGASIGAGIFVVTGTVARDAGPGVTLSFILAGLSCVLNALCYAELASRLPAVVGGAYLYTYSAFNELTAFLVFGQLMIDYHIGAASIARSLASYVVTILEMFPVFKDNIPSWIGHGGEEFFGGTLSINLLAPFLLALLTVILCLGVGESSIVNSFMTVLKVIIVIIVIFVGAFEVDVSNWSPFAPHGVKEILTGATVVFFAYVGFDAVANSAEESRRPQRDLPLGIIGSLVICIALYIGVCLVLTGMVPYYLLGEDAPLAEAFTSKGLKYVSILISIGAVAGLTTTLLVGLYVQSRLYLGLGRDGLLPSLFSKVHPTRHTPIHSQVWVGIVAGTLGGLFNVHVLSHILSVGALTGYSVVSACVLALRWKDKTASQFSSRWTSAWREGVLCIVTVACCGFAAGLFYRFSASFIFLVVAVVIAILATAALCCRQTYTNPPGFSCPGVPIVPAVCVFFNMFLFAQLHHEAWVRFVVLSIIMVGIYAFYGQYHAKPEKSHA